A DNA window from Leptolyngbya sp. KIOST-1 contains the following coding sequences:
- a CDS encoding proteasome-type protease codes for MTYCLGILVKEGLVLAADSRTNAGVDYISSYRKLFEFSKPGDRVILLCTSGNLSITQAVVHQLAQDIKRDRKPNLHSLPTLYDVARYLGEQIRALQETDRPWLEKDQIDFQCSFLLGGQVQGDAPELFLVYSQGNCIQATPETPFLQIGETKYGKPILDRTLGFDVPLDAVAKCALLSIDSTMRSNLSVGPPIHLVMYQAGSFEVRHRAQFQAGDPYLIKMRKHWEVALREASVTMPDISWNQGDLPSPLGIADLGNG; via the coding sequence ATGACCTACTGTTTAGGCATTCTGGTGAAGGAGGGTCTGGTGCTGGCCGCCGACTCGCGCACCAATGCCGGTGTGGACTATATCTCGTCGTACCGGAAGCTGTTTGAGTTTTCAAAGCCGGGCGATCGCGTCATTTTGCTCTGCACCTCCGGCAATCTGTCGATTACCCAGGCGGTGGTGCACCAGTTGGCCCAGGACATCAAGCGCGATCGCAAACCCAATCTGCACAGTCTGCCCACCCTTTACGACGTGGCCCGCTACCTGGGGGAACAGATTCGCGCCCTGCAGGAGACCGATCGCCCCTGGTTAGAAAAGGACCAGATTGACTTTCAGTGCAGCTTTTTGCTGGGGGGACAGGTGCAGGGAGATGCGCCGGAGCTGTTCCTGGTCTACAGCCAGGGCAACTGTATCCAGGCCACCCCAGAAACGCCGTTTTTGCAGATTGGCGAAACCAAGTACGGCAAGCCAATTTTAGATCGTACCCTGGGGTTTGACGTGCCCCTCGATGCGGTGGCCAAGTGTGCGCTGCTCTCGATTGACTCGACCATGCGCTCCAACCTGTCGGTGGGACCGCCCATTCACCTGGTGATGTATCAGGCTGGCAGCTTTGAGGTGCGCCACCGAGCCCAGTTTCAGGCGGGGGACCCCTACCTGATCAAAATGCGTAAGCACTGGGAAGTCGCCCTGCGGGAGGCCTCGGTCACAATGCCCGACATTTCCTGGAACCAGGGCGACCTCCCCTCCCCCCTGGGGATTGCCGATTTGGGCAATGGTTAG
- a CDS encoding 4'-phosphopantetheinyl transferase family protein, giving the protein MPAPGQVPQPSPRSSTVDLWLIATEQVERSELESLRTVLSAEEQARLEDLRLAGAQRQFILSRGCLRHLLSRYTKQPPQALTFAYGPRGKPALCPHHPGVTPVFNLSHSGTRLLLGVTVAPNIGAIGVDIERLRSVRHLPQLCRRYLTTTEAATVLRLEHPQADHRFLRYWTGKEAWLKAQGLGIADSLQAIALEIAEGEISAALTAIEVAAPAPLTPAMKLYQGPPEAHYTAAIAVQIQGSSAPVLHLKQTTPAAIALGLPNPQPTA; this is encoded by the coding sequence ATGCCAGCCCCAGGCCAGGTGCCACAGCCATCCCCTCGCTCCTCAACCGTGGACCTCTGGCTAATCGCTACCGAGCAGGTTGAGCGATCGGAACTGGAAAGCCTGAGAACGGTCCTGTCAGCCGAGGAACAGGCCCGCCTTGAGGACCTTAGGTTAGCCGGGGCCCAGCGCCAATTTATCCTGAGCCGGGGCTGCCTGCGCCACCTGCTCAGTCGCTACACTAAACAACCGCCCCAGGCTCTCACCTTTGCCTACGGGCCTCGCGGCAAGCCAGCCCTCTGTCCCCATCACCCAGGCGTAACGCCCGTGTTCAATCTCTCCCACAGCGGCACCCGCCTGCTGCTGGGGGTCACTGTGGCCCCTAACATTGGGGCGATTGGGGTCGATATTGAGAGGCTGCGCTCCGTACGGCACCTGCCACAGCTGTGCCGCCGCTACCTCACGACCACCGAGGCCGCCACCGTGCTCAGGCTAGAGCATCCCCAGGCCGACCATCGGTTTTTGCGCTACTGGACCGGCAAAGAAGCCTGGCTCAAAGCCCAGGGTTTGGGCATTGCCGACTCCCTACAGGCGATCGCCCTGGAGATAGCGGAGGGAGAGATTTCTGCGGCGCTAACGGCGATAGAGGTTGCGGCCCCTGCCCCCCTAACGCCAGCGATGAAGCTTTACCAGGGACCGCCAGAGGCCCACTACACAGCGGCGATCGCTGTGCAGATTCAAGGCTCCAGCGCCCCTGTCTTGCACCTGAAGCAGACAACCCCTGCTGCGATTGCCTTGGGGTTGCCCAACCCCCAGCCTACGGCCTAA
- a CDS encoding NAD(P)/FAD-dependent oxidoreductase, protein MPPTPPTAGPADPAAFRPSPAVPRPVQVCIVGGGFGGLYCALALHRRLGKGTPVRITLVEPRDRFSFTPLLYELLTQELAPWEIAPAYRDLLKHTAIHLCQDWVERIDLGQQIVTLRHGPPLTYDYLVVAMGSQLRPPSLPSSQTHTLPFTTLHDAEQLERRLGDLDSLSQVRVVVAGAGASGVELACKLSDRLGARGQVTLVDRRGEILRSYPSRLQRAAARALAKRGVEVYLNAAIEAVEANGVTFGYEGKTRHAQADLMLWTVGTVPRSWPGNDAPKPTLMGQCQVLSTLQLPDHSNVFVLGDMAAMPAPGRDRAPATAQAAYQAGPAVAHNILALIAHRPLKPFVYNHLGDMLTLGQGEAVVCGFGLCITGRLGGFSRRWAYWLRLPTAAHRWRVLKHWLGLKA, encoded by the coding sequence ATGCCACCGACGCCCCCTACCGCTGGTCCGGCAGATCCGGCTGCCTTTCGCCCCTCCCCGGCCGTTCCCCGGCCGGTGCAGGTCTGCATTGTGGGCGGCGGGTTTGGCGGACTGTACTGTGCCCTGGCTCTGCATCGGCGGTTGGGCAAAGGGACTCCGGTGCGCATTACCCTGGTGGAGCCGCGCGATCGCTTCAGCTTCACGCCGCTGCTCTACGAATTGCTCACCCAGGAGCTGGCCCCCTGGGAAATCGCCCCCGCTTATCGCGATCTCCTCAAGCACACCGCCATCCACCTGTGCCAGGACTGGGTTGAGCGCATTGACTTGGGTCAGCAAATCGTCACCCTGCGCCACGGCCCCCCCCTCACCTACGACTACCTGGTGGTGGCCATGGGCAGCCAGCTGCGACCACCCAGCCTCCCCAGCAGCCAGACCCATACCCTGCCGTTTACCACCCTGCACGACGCCGAACAGCTGGAGCGGCGACTCGGGGACCTCGACTCCTTGTCCCAGGTGCGGGTGGTGGTGGCTGGGGCTGGGGCCAGTGGGGTTGAGCTGGCCTGCAAACTGAGCGATCGCCTCGGGGCGCGGGGCCAGGTCACCCTGGTCGATCGACGGGGAGAAATTCTGCGATCGTACCCCAGCCGCCTTCAGCGGGCGGCGGCGCGCGCCCTGGCCAAACGGGGGGTAGAGGTCTACCTCAACGCCGCCATTGAAGCGGTGGAGGCCAACGGGGTGACCTTTGGCTACGAGGGCAAAACCCGCCATGCCCAGGCCGATTTGATGCTCTGGACGGTCGGCACGGTGCCGCGATCGTGGCCGGGGAACGACGCTCCCAAACCCACCCTTATGGGCCAGTGCCAGGTGTTGTCTACCCTGCAGCTGCCCGACCACAGCAATGTCTTTGTGCTGGGCGATATGGCGGCCATGCCTGCCCCTGGCCGAGACCGCGCCCCCGCCACCGCCCAGGCCGCCTACCAGGCTGGCCCCGCTGTGGCCCACAACATCCTGGCGCTGATCGCCCATCGCCCCCTCAAGCCCTTTGTCTACAACCATCTGGGCGACATGCTCACCCTGGGGCAGGGGGAAGCAGTGGTCTGTGGCTTTGGGCTGTGCATTACCGGGCGGCTGGGCGGCTTTTCGCGCCGCTGGGCCTACTGGCTGCGGCTGCCCACTGCGGCCCACCGCTGGCGAGTGCTCAAGCACTGGCTGGGGTTGAAGGCTTAG
- a CDS encoding SRPBCC domain-containing protein yields the protein MTKELTTSIDIEASPQTVWQILTDFSAYGQWNPFIRSISGAAVQGSRLEAQIQPPGGQGMTFKPTVLVAEPEKEFRWLGRLLIPGLFDGEHRFQIEPLGDNRVRFIHGETFSGLLVPLLAKSLDTDVRTGFEAMNQALKARAEAGMGQ from the coding sequence ATGACTAAAGAACTCACCACGTCCATCGACATTGAGGCCTCGCCTCAGACGGTTTGGCAGATCTTGACCGACTTTTCGGCCTACGGGCAGTGGAATCCGTTTATTCGCTCGATCAGCGGTGCGGCGGTGCAGGGCAGTCGGCTGGAGGCTCAGATTCAGCCCCCGGGAGGGCAGGGTATGACCTTCAAACCCACCGTGCTCGTCGCGGAGCCTGAGAAAGAATTTCGCTGGCTGGGACGCCTTCTAATTCCTGGCCTGTTTGACGGTGAACACCGATTTCAGATCGAGCCGCTGGGCGACAACCGGGTGCGGTTCATCCACGGCGAGACATTTTCGGGGCTGCTGGTGCCGCTGCTGGCCAAGAGTTTAGACACCGACGTGCGGACGGGCTTTGAGGCGATGAACCAGGCGCTCAAAGCGCGGGCTGAGGCGGGTATGGGGCAGTAA
- a CDS encoding VOC family protein has product MSDENPSILSHVSVGTNDFDRALAFYDRVLPSLGCQRIMQHPGAVAYGKVYPEFWVQTPFDGKPATVGNGTHVGFVAPTKDSVHAFYEAAIAAGAQPDGPPGPRPDYGEPYYGCFVRDLDGHKIEASYWDMALIQELYGNGEQP; this is encoded by the coding sequence ATGAGCGATGAAAATCCCAGCATCCTTTCCCATGTTTCCGTGGGCACAAACGACTTCGATCGCGCCCTGGCCTTCTACGATCGCGTGCTGCCCAGCCTCGGCTGTCAGCGAATTATGCAGCATCCGGGGGCTGTCGCCTACGGCAAGGTCTATCCCGAGTTTTGGGTACAGACCCCCTTCGATGGTAAGCCCGCTACGGTGGGCAACGGTACCCATGTCGGGTTTGTTGCCCCCACCAAAGACTCCGTGCACGCTTTTTACGAGGCTGCGATCGCGGCTGGTGCCCAACCCGACGGCCCCCCTGGTCCCCGCCCCGACTACGGCGAACCCTACTACGGCTGCTTCGTGCGCGATCTAGACGGCCACAAAATCGAGGCCTCCTACTGGGATATGGCCCTAATTCAAGAACTGTACGGCAACGGCGAGCAGCCGTAG
- the purF gene encoding amidophosphoribosyltransferase — translation MTFPSESLLDESFQSRQGAASYLDHPDKPEEACGIFGLYAPDEEVARLAYFGLFALQHRGQESAGIATFDASGTHCYKHMGLVSQVFDDHILKDLTGHIAVGHTRYSTTGSSHVCNAQPAVIPTRLGNLALAHNGNLVNAADLREELLQRNHDLVTTTDSEMIAFALAEAVNDGADWVAAAKTAFNRCYGAFSLVIGTPQGILGARDQQGIRPLVLGVLGHDIPEVGQPAHYVLASETCALDIIGATYVRDIEPGELVWITPEGLVSHQWAAATQRKLCVFEMIYFSRPDSIVNGESLYSYRRRLGHQLAKESPADVDLIMAVPDSGVPAAIGFSQQSQIPYAEGLIKNRYVGRTFIQPTQSMREVGIRMKLNPLRDVLEGKRVLIVDDSIVRGTTSRKIVQALRDAGAIEVHMRISSPPVTHPCFYGIDTDNQDQLIAATKSLEEIAQQIDVNSLAYLSWEGMLETTYQDPDSFCSACFTGNYPVEIPEPFKRAKLKFELKEPVAT, via the coding sequence ATGACGTTCCCTTCCGAATCCCTCCTCGACGAGTCTTTTCAGTCCCGCCAGGGGGCTGCGTCCTACCTGGATCATCCCGACAAGCCCGAAGAAGCCTGCGGTATCTTTGGCCTCTACGCCCCTGACGAAGAAGTGGCGAGGCTGGCCTACTTTGGACTGTTTGCCCTCCAGCACCGGGGCCAGGAATCGGCCGGGATTGCCACGTTTGACGCGTCCGGTACCCACTGCTACAAGCACATGGGCCTGGTGTCCCAGGTGTTTGACGACCATATTCTTAAAGACCTGACAGGGCATATTGCGGTTGGGCACACCCGCTACTCCACCACGGGGTCTAGCCATGTGTGCAATGCTCAGCCCGCCGTCATCCCCACTCGCCTGGGAAACCTGGCCCTGGCTCACAACGGTAACCTGGTCAATGCGGCCGACCTGCGGGAAGAACTGCTGCAGCGAAACCACGACCTGGTCACCACCACCGACTCGGAGATGATTGCCTTTGCCCTGGCCGAGGCGGTCAACGACGGGGCCGACTGGGTGGCGGCGGCCAAAACAGCGTTTAACCGCTGCTACGGAGCGTTTAGCCTGGTGATTGGCACCCCCCAGGGCATTTTGGGTGCCCGCGACCAGCAGGGCATTCGCCCCCTGGTGCTGGGCGTGCTCGGCCACGACATTCCTGAGGTGGGCCAGCCCGCCCACTACGTGCTGGCCTCAGAGACCTGTGCCCTCGACATCATCGGGGCCACCTACGTGCGCGACATTGAACCGGGAGAACTGGTGTGGATTACCCCTGAAGGGCTGGTCTCTCACCAGTGGGCAGCGGCCACCCAGCGCAAGCTCTGCGTGTTTGAAATGATCTACTTCTCGCGGCCCGACAGCATTGTCAACGGCGAGAGTCTCTACAGCTACCGCCGCCGCCTGGGCCACCAGCTGGCCAAAGAATCCCCCGCCGATGTCGATTTGATTATGGCGGTGCCCGACTCTGGGGTACCCGCGGCGATCGGCTTCTCCCAGCAATCCCAAATTCCCTACGCCGAGGGGCTGATCAAAAACCGCTACGTGGGCCGCACCTTTATTCAGCCCACCCAGTCCATGCGGGAGGTGGGCATTCGCATGAAGCTCAACCCGCTCAGGGACGTCCTGGAGGGCAAACGGGTGCTGATCGTGGATGACTCGATTGTACGAGGTACCACCAGCCGCAAGATTGTGCAGGCCCTGCGCGATGCCGGGGCGATCGAGGTGCACATGCGGATTTCGTCGCCGCCCGTCACCCACCCCTGCTTTTACGGTATCGATACCGATAACCAGGATCAGCTGATTGCCGCCACAAAATCCCTGGAGGAGATTGCCCAGCAAATCGATGTCAATTCCCTGGCCTATCTGAGCTGGGAAGGAATGCTGGAAACGACCTACCAAGACCCGGATAGCTTCTGCTCGGCGTGTTTTACAGGGAATTATCCGGTAGAAATTCCCGAGCCCTTCAAGCGGGCCAAGCTCAAGTTTGAGCTCAAAGAACCCGTGGCCACCTAG
- the purL gene encoding phosphoribosylformylglycinamidine synthase subunit PurL: MTAYSTAPFSPAEIAAEGIRPEEYDDIVQRLGRHPNRAELGMFGVMWSEHCCYKNSRPLLKQFPTEGPRVLVGPGENAGVIDAGDGLRVAFKIESHNHPSAVEPFQGAATGVGGILRDIFTMGARPIAVLNSLRFGDLTDSRTRRLCQGVVSGIAHYGNCFGVPTVGGEVYFDAAYNGNPLVNAMAIGILETDEIVKSGAAGIGNPVVYVGSTTGRDGMGGASFASAELTDESEADRPAVQVGNPFLEKSLVEACLEAFKTGAIIAAQDMGAAGLTCSTAEMAAKGGVGIELDLDLIPVRETGMVPYEYLLSESQERMLFVVAKGREAEVIEIFERWGLHAVVAGTVIPDAIVRILFKGDTAAEIPALALAENTPIYHRDLLSEPPEYAQKAWAWSEASLPPCTATGLTRPDAGSTPWTEVLHQLLGQPTIASKAWVYHQYDHQVQNNTVQYPGHGDAAVIRLRPLEGVPGYQPGAVTRGLAATVDCNARHVYLSPYEGARAAVAEAARNLSCVGALPLAVTDNLNFGSPEKPIGYWQLAEACRGLAEACHEFGTPVTGGNVSLYNETVDSQGNPQPIYPTPVVGMVGLIDDLNHTCGQGWQQDGDLIYLLGVPVEQTLTAAVDGKPLVTLGGSEYLAAIHGAIVGHPPAIDIELEKRVQAACRHGIAQGWVRSAHDCAEGGLAVALAESAIGGQRGGLIHLTLEANQTDQRWDRLLFGEGGARIVVSIRPEHQTVWEAYLGDRLTDTWQRLGTVQGDSLTLTSQDGHTLLSDTVSALGHIWSTALEQRLAANVEAIL; this comes from the coding sequence ATGACTGCCTACTCCACCGCCCCCTTCAGCCCCGCCGAGATCGCCGCCGAGGGCATTCGCCCCGAAGAATACGACGACATTGTGCAGCGCCTGGGCCGCCACCCCAACCGGGCGGAGCTGGGCATGTTCGGGGTGATGTGGTCTGAGCACTGCTGCTACAAAAACTCGCGTCCGCTGCTGAAGCAGTTTCCCACCGAGGGGCCGCGCGTGCTGGTGGGGCCGGGGGAAAATGCTGGCGTTATCGATGCGGGGGACGGACTGCGGGTGGCCTTCAAAATTGAGTCCCACAACCACCCCTCGGCGGTGGAGCCGTTTCAGGGGGCCGCCACGGGCGTTGGCGGCATTCTGCGCGACATTTTTACCATGGGGGCTCGCCCGATCGCCGTGCTCAACTCCCTGCGGTTTGGCGACCTGACCGACAGCCGCACCCGCCGCCTCTGCCAGGGGGTGGTGTCGGGCATTGCCCACTACGGCAACTGCTTTGGTGTGCCCACCGTGGGGGGGGAGGTCTATTTTGATGCCGCCTACAACGGCAACCCCCTGGTCAACGCCATGGCGATCGGCATCCTGGAGACCGACGAGATTGTGAAGTCGGGGGCGGCGGGCATCGGCAACCCAGTGGTCTATGTCGGCTCCACCACCGGGCGCGACGGCATGGGCGGAGCCAGCTTCGCCAGTGCCGAGCTGACCGACGAATCCGAGGCCGATCGCCCTGCCGTGCAGGTGGGCAACCCGTTTTTAGAAAAATCCCTGGTGGAAGCCTGCCTGGAGGCGTTTAAGACCGGGGCGATCATCGCCGCCCAGGACATGGGGGCGGCGGGTCTCACCTGCTCCACCGCCGAGATGGCCGCCAAGGGTGGGGTCGGCATCGAGCTGGATCTCGATCTGATTCCGGTGCGGGAAACCGGCATGGTGCCCTACGAGTACCTGCTCTCCGAGTCCCAGGAGCGGATGCTGTTTGTGGTCGCCAAAGGCCGTGAAGCCGAGGTAATCGAGATTTTTGAGCGCTGGGGGCTGCACGCCGTGGTGGCGGGCACCGTCATCCCGGACGCCATCGTGCGAATTTTGTTCAAAGGCGACACCGCCGCCGAAATTCCGGCCCTGGCCCTGGCCGAAAACACGCCGATCTACCACCGCGACCTGCTGAGCGAACCGCCCGAGTACGCCCAAAAAGCCTGGGCCTGGAGCGAAGCCAGCCTTCCCCCCTGCACCGCCACAGGCCTGACGCGGCCCGATGCAGGGAGTACCCCCTGGACGGAGGTGCTCCACCAGCTGCTGGGGCAGCCGACGATCGCCTCCAAAGCCTGGGTCTACCACCAGTACGACCACCAGGTGCAGAACAACACTGTGCAGTACCCCGGCCACGGCGATGCTGCAGTGATTCGTCTGCGACCCCTGGAAGGGGTGCCGGGCTACCAGCCGGGGGCAGTTACCCGAGGGCTGGCCGCCACCGTCGACTGCAACGCCCGCCACGTCTACCTCAGCCCCTACGAAGGCGCCAGGGCCGCCGTGGCCGAAGCCGCCCGCAACCTCAGCTGCGTGGGCGCACTGCCCCTGGCGGTGACCGACAACCTCAACTTTGGCAGCCCCGAAAAACCGATCGGCTACTGGCAGCTGGCCGAGGCCTGTCGGGGGCTGGCGGAAGCCTGCCACGAGTTTGGCACCCCGGTGACGGGCGGTAACGTGTCCCTTTACAACGAAACCGTAGATAGCCAGGGCAACCCCCAACCCATCTACCCCACCCCCGTCGTGGGCATGGTCGGCCTGATTGACGACTTGAACCATACCTGCGGTCAGGGCTGGCAGCAGGACGGAGACCTGATCTATCTCCTCGGTGTGCCCGTCGAGCAAACCCTGACCGCTGCCGTCGATGGCAAACCCCTGGTCACCCTGGGCGGCTCTGAGTATCTGGCCGCTATCCACGGGGCAATCGTGGGGCACCCTCCGGCCATCGACATCGAGCTAGAAAAGCGGGTGCAGGCGGCCTGTCGCCACGGCATTGCCCAGGGCTGGGTGCGATCGGCCCACGACTGTGCCGAGGGTGGGTTGGCCGTGGCTCTAGCGGAGTCCGCCATTGGCGGGCAGCGGGGGGGGCTGATTCATCTGACCCTGGAGGCAAATCAGACCGACCAGCGTTGGGATCGGCTGCTGTTCGGCGAAGGTGGGGCCAGAATTGTGGTTTCGATCCGCCCTGAGCACCAGACGGTGTGGGAAGCCTACCTGGGCGATCGCCTGACGGATACCTGGCAGCGACTGGGCACAGTCCAGGGCGACTCCCTGACCCTGACCAGTCAAGACGGCCATACCCTACTCAGCGACACCGTGAGCGCCCTGGGCCACATCTGGAGCACCGCCCTGGAGCAGCGGCTAGCGGCGAACGTAGAAGCCATCCTATAG
- a CDS encoding RNA polymerase sigma factor: MDARRAAELAARNAYGRLVAYLAAQTRDVAAAEDALGDAFLTALNTWPAQGVPARPEAWLLVTARRKLIDTARRGQTQARVLQTLQANTPTAALGPAVDEIVFPDDRLKLLFACAHPAIAPSLHTALMLQTILGLNAQQIASAFLVSPTTMGQRLVRAKTKLRDAGIAFTIPEEKELPARLQAVLEAIYALYTLGWEDVAGRDPRHQGLTQEAIWLARLCVQLMPQEPEAKGLMALMLFCEARTRARRTTEGTYVPLSDQRVELWSQSLLREAEQLLGQAAVAQRLGRFQLEAAIQSAHMQRVRGQATDWEAIALLYEGLLQLAPTLGARVSQAAAIAAARGPAVGLLALEKLPLSEVKHYQPYWALKAHLLHQLGQPVAAREAYQQAIGLCEDAAIREFLLGRSRLLQT; the protein is encoded by the coding sequence ATGGATGCACGTCGAGCGGCAGAACTGGCGGCCCGCAACGCCTATGGTCGACTGGTCGCCTACCTGGCGGCTCAGACCCGGGATGTGGCGGCGGCTGAGGATGCCCTCGGCGATGCGTTTCTCACCGCCCTCAACACCTGGCCAGCGCAGGGGGTACCGGCCCGTCCCGAGGCCTGGCTGCTGGTGACCGCCCGCCGTAAACTGATCGACACTGCCCGGCGCGGACAAACCCAGGCGCGGGTGCTCCAAACTCTTCAGGCCAATACCCCAACCGCAGCGCTAGGGCCGGCGGTGGACGAGATTGTGTTTCCCGACGATCGCCTGAAGCTGCTCTTTGCCTGTGCCCATCCAGCGATCGCCCCCAGCCTCCACACGGCGCTGATGCTGCAAACGATTTTGGGCCTCAACGCTCAGCAGATCGCCTCGGCGTTTCTGGTATCGCCCACCACCATGGGGCAGCGGCTGGTGCGAGCCAAGACCAAACTTCGTGATGCGGGCATTGCCTTCACCATTCCGGAGGAAAAGGAGCTACCGGCCCGGCTTCAGGCGGTACTAGAGGCCATCTATGCCCTTTACACTCTGGGCTGGGAAGACGTGGCCGGCCGCGACCCCCGCCATCAGGGGCTGACCCAGGAGGCGATCTGGCTGGCTCGCCTGTGTGTGCAGCTGATGCCCCAGGAGCCGGAGGCGAAGGGGCTGATGGCTCTGATGCTGTTTTGTGAAGCGCGCACCAGGGCCCGTCGGACCACCGAGGGAACCTACGTTCCCCTGTCGGATCAGAGGGTTGAGCTGTGGTCGCAAAGCCTGCTGCGGGAGGCGGAGCAGCTGCTGGGGCAGGCGGCGGTGGCCCAGCGCCTGGGACGCTTTCAGCTAGAGGCGGCGATTCAATCGGCCCACATGCAGCGGGTCAGGGGGCAAGCGACCGACTGGGAGGCGATCGCCCTACTCTACGAAGGGCTGCTGCAACTGGCACCGACGCTGGGAGCCAGGGTCAGCCAGGCGGCGGCGATCGCGGCAGCCCGTGGCCCTGCCGTCGGTCTGCTAGCCCTGGAAAAGCTCCCCCTCAGTGAGGTCAAGCACTACCAGCCCTACTGGGCCCTCAAGGCCCATTTGCTGCACCAGCTGGGTCAGCCTGTAGCCGCCAGGGAGGCCTACCAGCAGGCGATCGGCCTCTGCGAAGATGCAGCGATTCGGGAATTTCTGCTGGGGCGATCGCGCCTGCTCCAGACCTGA
- a CDS encoding glutathione S-transferase family protein: MKLYYFPPSPNTRKVHAVAIHLNLPLDLRLVDLQKGEQRTPEFMVLNPTGRTPVLQDGDFILWESTAIMQYLASQLPTPLWPNNARSRADIMRWQSWQLAHWYGSCQPLQFENFVKPLLQLGEPDPQVVKEATDRFRQEAQVLEDHLAERAFLVGDTLTLADFSVASDLTYAGPGQFPLADYPHLQAWYERIEALPAWQQTKPRS; this comes from the coding sequence ATGAAACTTTACTACTTTCCCCCTTCGCCCAATACCCGCAAAGTCCACGCAGTGGCCATTCATTTGAACCTTCCCCTCGACCTGCGGTTGGTCGATTTGCAAAAGGGGGAACAGCGCACCCCTGAATTTATGGTCCTCAACCCCACTGGGCGGACGCCGGTCCTCCAGGATGGCGACTTTATTCTGTGGGAGTCGACGGCGATTATGCAGTATCTGGCCAGCCAGCTACCCACACCCCTGTGGCCCAACAACGCACGGAGTCGGGCCGACATTATGCGGTGGCAGAGCTGGCAACTCGCCCACTGGTACGGCAGCTGTCAGCCGTTGCAGTTTGAGAACTTCGTGAAGCCCCTGCTGCAGTTGGGTGAACCCGACCCCCAAGTGGTGAAGGAGGCGACCGATCGCTTTCGCCAGGAGGCCCAGGTGCTTGAGGACCACCTGGCTGAGCGCGCCTTCTTAGTCGGCGACACGCTCACCCTGGCCGATTTTTCAGTCGCCAGTGACCTCACCTACGCCGGGCCGGGGCAGTTTCCGTTGGCAGACTATCCCCATCTCCAGGCCTGGTACGAGCGCATTGAGGCGCTACCCGCCTGGCAGCAAACCAAGCCACGGAGTTAA
- a CDS encoding YciI family protein → MQYAILVYETEHDLAHREQQMPAYSAYSQALADAGVMVGGAALHPSHTATTLQLKDGQRQVQDGPFADTKEQLGGFFLIEVPDLDTALDWAARCPAASNCAVEVRPLLSNPA, encoded by the coding sequence ATGCAGTACGCCATTTTGGTTTACGAAACCGAGCATGACTTAGCCCACCGCGAACAGCAGATGCCCGCCTACAGCGCCTACTCTCAGGCTCTAGCGGATGCCGGAGTTATGGTCGGAGGCGCGGCGCTGCACCCCAGCCACACCGCCACTACCCTGCAGCTGAAGGACGGCCAGCGGCAGGTGCAGGATGGCCCCTTTGCTGACACTAAAGAGCAGCTGGGGGGCTTTTTTTTGATTGAGGTGCCCGATCTCGACACCGCACTGGACTGGGCGGCTCGCTGCCCCGCTGCCAGCAACTGTGCCGTTGAAGTGCGCCCTCTGCTTTCGAATCCCGCCTAG